In the genome of Hevea brasiliensis isolate MT/VB/25A 57/8 chromosome 14, ASM3005281v1, whole genome shotgun sequence, the window TAGAGTCTTGAATAAAATTTGATTTGATCTGACTTGTTTTTCCATCTGTATTCGTTTCACTTGAATGATAATATTATTGATCCTATAAAATGTTGAATAAAGTTTACATTATATATGCTTCAAAAAAGTGGatataaaattcatttcattgatAAATGAATATTATTTTATGTATTAAATGTGAAACCCATTGGTGAATTTTATCAACGTAATCAACTTAAATTTGTAACTTTGCTGATTCAATTTTTATTAACAAATCTACTAGTTTGATTTAAAAATAACTAATTCCATATAAGAGAcattatcataattttttttttttatatttatagaaACCAAACAGGTCCTGTGTAATGGTTCCAATAGAAGAACAATATGAAATAATAACTTATAGTGAATAATGCCTTTCATGCATTATATTGTTTACCAAAATACTAATAAAATTGTATTTATAGTGACAGTGGCATATATTTGTCGCTAATAGCATAAATTAGTGACGAAAATCATCACTAATCACTTTTAGCGACATTTAGTGATGATGCTCTATCTCTAATACTTTTAGCAGTGAGAAACTATTTTATATAAATTCATTACTAATAATTTTTATCGATGATTTTTCTGTCATTAATATTTTCAACAACAAGAAGCTATTATACACAAATTTGTTGTTAATAATTTTTTGCGACACATTATCCATTACTAATATATTCAATAATGAGAAGCTATTCAATAAAATTCATTACTATTAATTTTTAGCAACGATTTATTCATCACTAAATCTATAAAATGATTTTAGTTAGCAATATTActgtaattaatataaattaaaattttaatattattttaataataattatatttatattaaaaatcttattataattttatattcttaATTCTATCTGTATCGATAATTAATTctcaaaaaattatttagtttaaatattaaaCAACGAATCTCACTtatactaatttttttaattattctaaatatttacaaatttataatattaaattattaaattaccaTTTAAAAAAaccatttaattaatattaaattataaaattaccaTTGAAAAAAACCATTTAATTAACAtagttataaaattaattaacatatttataaaattatctttaaaaattaactacttaatcaaataaaaaaaatctaatccTATTTAATggcaaatattttatttattatagatttgtaactaatttttttaaatattagtaatGTATAACTTTTACATTTGCACATTCTATTTTTATGTAATAATACTCATGTTTAATTAACCTTgacttataatataattttttttcttcattataTTTTTGTATGTCTTTTTTTTTAATGGGAAAAATCTACTAATAATTCTGTAAATTTTTTGAGTTTTTGTATATCATAAGTATCATTTTTATAAGAATAGTTACATGTGAATATGATAACTAGGATTTTGTTATCATTACCAATATTGAATGAAATCGATGTCCTTACAAGTGCAATGATATTTATATAGGTTAAGATAAAGTGATTTTtccataatatttaaattatgattaatatcattttttatataaaaaagttTATTTTACACGTGATTAtatgagattttaattttttttgaactctatttattgcacatatagattaattataatttgttaaTGTCCTTATGTGTGCATaaacatattttttatttttaatttattagtcaatCTTAATTAGATTATTGCTAAAATTatcattaaaaattaactatttaatcaaataaaaaaaatctattcCTATTCAAtgacaaatattttatttattatagatttgtaactaatttttttaaatattagtaatGATTTGCACATTCTATTTTTATGTAATAGTACTTATGTTTAATTATATGAAGTTGGATCATATATACATGGAAATCCATTTGCCTTCCTATGTGTGATTTTCATCTTTTTCTTGTTTGACTTCCTTTTCGGAGTCCAATATTATGATCTTCCAGAGAATCTCTAGTGATTTGGAGAACTGAAGTTTAGAAATGTAGAACAAAATGTAAAGTCAATAATTAATAATACACTCACCGTTGATGTTAAAAAggcttgttaaaaaaaaattaattttttttcaacttatttttatttttaataattttgtaatggcccggcccactagtgatattgttcgctctgggccgaagccctcacggttttaaaacgcgtcaataggggttaagaaccatcaacttataaatccagcatctctcccgtgttttgtcgatgtgggatttgctgaggtgtgccccaccatcgttcaaggttgcatgcgcctgataccacaaatgtaacggcccggcccactagtgatattgtccgctttgggccgaagccctcacggttttaaaacgcgtcaataggggttaagaaccatcaacttataaacccagcatctctcccgtgttttgtcgatgtgggatttgcctagggtgttacaattttagtctaattttaaaattatttttttagccCAATATTAATTGGTTTTAAATCAGTTTAACTGGTGCAATTTTAATCACTTTGCTTAACTCGATCAAAATAAATTCAAGTAgatttatttgtaaaataattaacaCATAAGCAGATTAAtatgaaaaaatttaatttatgatcacagtaatttttatgaaatcaatttaaaatttagtagatttcataaaaaaatttaaaatttaataatttttgtaaaagtacttataaaattaattaactacGTGTGATATTTACCCATAAGCATAAGATGAAATGTTTTATGTTTAGGGGTAAATAGTAAATCATAGGTATGCATTTTGACATGCTTCGGGGATAAAATAAGAAATGTATATTTAATATTCTCTCTcatgaaattatgaaatttttttattatgtgaTGATAAATTCACATAATTGTGAGACAAGAAACCGAGCataattttttctaatttaaaataatttaatttttaaaattttattttatgaacaaaataatattatatatatatatatatatatatatatatatatatataatatgaaaaCTGATGGTTGATTCCGCAAGTATACAGGTCgtatcaagtaatagagtgataagtaaagtatAGTTCCTACGAGGATTTACTGTTTGAGTATCAaattatgaatgaagcgattatttgggctaatgattgatgaataaatggtaaatgtaaatgagcaaagtaaattgatgaatctaattggaatgggtaaacagcaagcaaataaattctaaatctagatgcaattaaactaaattaatatcaggtaatttaaatcaaagtctaattataataaaaataattccagagttgggggtttatgcataaattaattgagatttgtcttgggtatttcaattttaaggaaaaatagagtttgaaagtgattgattctaaattcctttaatAAGTCAAAAGATTAGGGGAGAAAAATGATCGATTATAGGAGAGGCCTCTCGTTGTGGCAGTGACTTTGGTTCCAACAAGTTAACTGGAGATCTACCAAAAAGTTATATGCCAAGTCTACACATTTGATACTCTTGATATATACAACATTTAGATTTAGAGAAATGatgataaatataaaatttcttgtatttaaatttaaaagactAGTTATTGATGTAACATTTCTATCTATAATATAATTACTATGCATGATTAAAGGGCAAATTTGTGAACTGATAAAAATATTACTGTACATTTAATATAATTACTATTGTaataccctaggcaaatcccacatcggcaaaacacggaagagatactgggtttataagttggtggttcgtaacccctagtgacgcattttaaaaccgtgagggcttcggcccagagcgaacaatatcactagtgggtcaggccattacatttgtggtatcagagccactccacgtgcaaccttgaacgatggtggggcaaacctcagcgtcgcaaacctcagcgaggacgctgagtcccataaggggggtggattgtaacaccctaggcaaatcccacggcaaaacacgggagagatgctaggtttataagttggtggttcgtaaccccaagtgacgcattttaaaaccgtgagggcttcgtgtcacgacccagggatggggttgggacgtgcttgttcaaccagctacgcactggggtggaaacttcgtgtcccacatcataaacgggaagaaaagatttaggccatatatgtgggagccttcctcacctggttagcgcgcttttgggaatgaaacctcccaagggacaaatccgtgaggcccatgggccaaagcggacaatactaactggagaaggatcgggctgttacaatttggtatcagagcctggttccctctagtatggtgtgtgatgcgaggacgcaccaggcggaagctggtgggcttgtcacgacccagggatggggttgggacgtgcttgttcaaccagctacgcactggggtggaaacttcgtgtcccacatcataaacgggaagaaaagatttaggCCATATATgtaggagccttcctcacctggttagcgcgcttttgggaatgaaacctcccaagggataaatccgtgaggcccatgggccaaagcggacaatactaactggagaaggatcgggctgttacacttcggcccagagcggacaatatcactagtgggtcaggccattacatttgttaCAACtcctatttaataataataataataattcctaTCCCAAAACTTTATAAAACTCTATCCGCAtaattgaataaaataaaaaaataaccaaaacctaaaacttaatcttttaattttaaaaatattgtatAACGGTTATTTATAACAAGTGCCACTTTTCAACTCCCCATATTCATGATGTTTTTATCATATATATTAATCCaaaaatacattttaaaattattatttttatttattattagagttttaaattttatagaacttaaattcaaataatatttaaattaatatataattaaaataatcaaataaaaagtattaaaaatcAAACGCTACAATTTTGAAAATGCATACTCATTCACTAAAATTTCATAatcaaactttaattttttttatcaaagaataaaaaaatacttataaaagtcaaaatttcaatagtgaaattttattaatcattAATTAAAAAAACTATAACAACTTAAATTATaagataattatattattaacttTTCTCACTCATTTATTAACAACAAcattgaattttttatattatttatttagttttttaaTCTTGTCTTTCTATACTTAATGAATATTATTAtatcaaaaaataatatttttatatatttattagattaattaataattattagggagttgaattttttttttgtgtgtattttttatttgagttaataCACTGTGTGATTATCAATGTTAATAACAAATTGAAgatcaaataaaaatattaaatgataTTATCACCAAAATGAAAATATCACAaattatatatatctatatatattctTTATAATATAGTTATTGTCATAGTTATTCAAACTCATACtataataatgataattttttaatttttttttcttaatctagtctatatttataatttttatcacTAAAAAAATTCTGAGCTTGGCCCTCTTGAATTCGTCTATGGAGATAATAGAACAAGGCCCAATCATAAAATATTGACACCAAAAGGGCAGCTGTAAGACTACTACACTTACAAGTGGATGTGAACTTCATAGTTATTTTTGTTTTCTGCACTAGAGTTATTGATGTTTAAAAAATTGATTGgctaatttgattttaaatttggATTTCATTTAAAAAATTTTGGAATTAATGTAGTGTTATGATGTTATTTGTAATAatactattaaaaaaatattttttaaataatatatatgtatatatattttaatggTCCAAAATCAGAAAGTCTAGCTTATTCAgcacaaaactaaaaattttagctTAATTGGACTTGCTCCATAAGCAATGCAAAGGAAGCAAATTAAACTTTCCGGTGAAACGAAGATGGAATGATAATGCTAATATTCATTGGATTGCAAAGCAGAGCAGATGCAGCACAAATGTTGAGGCATTTAGCAATTACAAAATTCCCAAGATCACCTTGCTATTTTCCAGGAACATGCAGCAAGAATTTAGAATAATTATGTTTATATTTCCAGGATCTAATATCCCAATTTTGCAAATGACACTTTCTCTTCCTGCATGAAAACAGAGAAGGAATGAAACTGATCATTTCAAACAAAATTTAACAGATGTTTGATAAGAAGGGAGACTTTAACATTCCAAACTTGATTAGAGCAATCCACTAACAAAAAATGATCAATGTCATTAATTCAATGGATAAGAGTAGTAATTGGTATTGTAActaggaggaattagttttgtaaTTATTAGTTGAAGATTGATTTTGATGTCCTTCAGTGATATCAGGATCACAAGACAATGAAAAGGAGGACAGTTTCACCAGTGTATTCAGGTATGTTGGCACAGGCATCTGCAATGGAAGACTAGGCAATGAAGTTGCCAAATTAAGCACATGAATTGATTGGCTAATTGAGGGTCTCAGACTTTTATCTGGGTGAGCACACCAGAGCCCAACAATCATTAACCTCTTCATTTCCTGCTTATCAAAATCTCCACATAGTCTAGGATCAGCAGCTTCAAGCAGCTTTCCTCTTCCGTAGAGCTCCCAAACCCATGACACCATATGCACTTCTTCTTCATTAGCCATGGAGTTTATCGGTCTTCTTCCACATGCTATCTCCAAAGCAACCACCCCAAAACTGTACACATCTGATTCCCTGCTGGCCTTGCCTGTCCTGAGACACTCAGGAGCCATGTAACCCATAGTCCCTGCCAAAACTGTCGTTTGCAGACCTTTTCCATGTTCCATCATCCTTGCTAAACCGAAATCTCCAAGTTTAGCATTGAAATTTGAGTCCAACATAATATTGCTGGATTTTATATCTCTATGCACAACACATTGTTCCCATTCTTCATGCAAGTACAACAATCCTGAAGCTATGCCTTTAGCAATTCTGAACCTCACCTCCCACGTCAACAAGCGCTTTTCTCTGAAAAGATGGGAATCCAAGCTTCCATTGGGCATGAATTCATAAACAAGTGAGAGATCTTTTCGTTCGTGACACCACCCAATTAGTTGCACGAGGTTCCTGTGTCTCAGTCGACTAATGATCTTCACTTCTGCTGCATACTCTTTGACCCCTTGCTTAGACCCCCTTGATATTCTCTTCACTGCAACATATGAATTTGTATCCTTTAAATATCCTTTATAAACCCCACCAAACCCTCCCTCTCCTAGCTTCTCTTCATCCTTGAAATTATTTGTAGCTCGAGCCAATTCACGATAAGAAAATCTCCTTGGTCCAGTTCCCTTTTGAAATTCATCATCCATGAACTCATCCAAGAAATGACCACCTTCTTCATCATCTGCACATTTCCTCCAATACACGATAAAAAGCCAAACTAAGCCAGCCAGACCAACCAAAGCAGCTGAAACACCCGACCCTACTGCTAGCATCCGTACTgtcctgttttctccattttctttGGGATTTGAATACGAAATTGGGGAAGGAGCTTCTGTTGGCTGTGTTGGAATAGTTATATTCTCATCAATTTCTAAAGTTGAACTAAAATCCCAAGAATAAACTCTATGCATAGCATATAAACTTCCTGTTGCTGCTGAAAAGCCAAAAGTAACGAGTTCTGGCAGGTAATCCCTCAGATCCAGAATTACACTAAGGTATTGCATCTCCTGAGTGTCATTTCTAGTGAAAACAACACTTAGATTATGTGTACTAGAATTATAACTAATCCAAGCATCATTTCTCTTCCCTCCCCTAATGTCACAAGACCAAGTAATATTTTTCACAGATTTCAGAGAATTGATGTCAATACCAACATGTTCGCCTGAAGGATCAAAATCGTTACTGAAGATATCAAATTCAACAGCAACAAAACTATTCACTGTAGTGTTTAGTTGTTGTCCATCAAATGTAAGTCCTAAAGTGCAGCCCTCTGTCACGTTGGGAGGAAGCTTTGAACCTTCAGGTGCAAGAAAGAAAGTCAATCCATCTCCATATTGGAACTTGCTTTTAGAATCAATGACGAACGAGAAATGGGTTTGGAAGTCAGTGAGATTACCAGAAGCTTCGTCCCAAAGCTGCATAGATTTACAGTACGTGGCTCGGCCAAAATTTGTTTTCTCATTGGCACCCATCATATTATTTGTAAGTTGAATGGCTTGTTCTGCAGGGAAGGCTCGTTCATAAGAAATGTTTAGATCACCAACATTGAAACTGGTAAAATTGAAAGATAATCCAGCAGCTAGCAAGTTCGTTTGAGAAAGAAAGATTGCAATCATGAGAACTTGAAAGGAAGTTTGAAGCTTCAATAATAGAGAGAATGTTTTACAGTTGGAGAACACCATTGTTGGGAGATAAAAACTTGGGTTTGAAAATCTTGGGAAATTTGTTATGAGGAAAATAAAAATCGAAAAAATGCCATTGGCAAGTCTGAGtatggaaaaggaaaaagaacttGCAAGCTATGTGACCGACCCTGCAATTATTTAATTcatctaaataattatttaaataacaaTTTGAATTATTCTATATGGATTTTTTTAACACTCAACGCATTGAAACCTTCGCTTTTCTATTTCTTTATATCTAAACTGAGCAATCAAAAACAATTATATTATCAAAAAGATAAATAATAGCAAGAGACAACATTTTCATTGCTAATGCTTGTGACGATTGCCGTTCTATATCTCCCACATTTGCTTATATCGTTGTTGAATATCATGCTTTTTGATTCCAAATCTATGATCACAGGGCTTCATCAATTTAATACCATGATGGATTTAAATCAATGATTTGGCCTCATTATGTATTAGGATTTCTTGAAAATGGGTTGTCTGCCTCAGCAAAATTGGCCATTTTGAATTTTTCTCCCtctcactatatatatatatgtgtgtgtgtgagcTTTCTATTCCAACAAAAAGAGGAAGAATTTGTAGTTCTTTTTAGTACAACTCAATTATCTCACTTAGCATGTGTATCATTTCATTTGTGCCAAATACTacaaaaagcatgatataaagataaaaaaaaaaaaaaaaaacaactaggCTCAAATGTCCAAGCCCAATTCTTATGGGCTTCAATCTTTTGAGCTCATCAATCCAAATTTGTCGCGAAATTGGTTCCAGGGATCCACCCTTTTGTGAGGGTAAACTTGTGGGTTGGGCCTCAATTGATTCAGATCATATTTTCAGAGAATAGAAATGGACAGATACTCCCCTTCATCTGTGCCTTGTGAATTGTGATATCTAATGGCCCAAACACATTCAAGCCAGCTAGCCAAGAACGCATTAATTGAGAGTAGAGACCGCAAGTTCAAATAAGCAAATGAGAGGGTTGTTATGGATTTCAAATTCTTCAAGCTAATAAATGAATACTCATCTTCCCAACTAGCCTACTGAATCGTTCTTGTTAACACTTCAAATTAGTTGCTGGTCATGAATTTGAATGGGAAAAAGACAGTGCCTCTTGCTTTATGAGCCAACCATTTCGTTGAAAAAATAggatcttaaatttattttttttcaaaaaaaaattagaagttAGTTTTGGATGTATATTAAAAATTACATATCAGTTTCAACATGAAATAAGTTAGTTAcccaaatttaattattattaaattataactctattttcaatttgaaaaatatacctctccctaAGGTTTTATTTTGTTAACAAAATGTTTCACCCCCTTcaagttttatatttaaatatctatatatttaatatttagataattatatattttatatttaaaattttcattacaCTTAAACATAATTTTCACATTGATTGGACATTCATCAGACGTTTTTATTCCTATATTTGGGGGAAAAAATAAGAGGGGGAGTGGAAATGACCAATGAGGGAGAGAAGATAAGGGGATAGAAAATAGGAGGAGATTGTATAACTATATTGTATTATTCGCGCGGGAAAAGGTGAAATTaaaagatgagaaaatgaagATAAAATATGCAAAATACATTATAGGGTGAATTACCTTTTTAAATATATGAGTCTTAtcgtatttatattttaaattcatgataaattgatattagataaaaatttttcattatagCTTTAAGATACAAAAATAGAATTTTTTGTCATGAACCCaagaattttctaaatatttatatctaaaatattttttattatattaatatatatatttaaataattattaattaaaaaactatttataaaatttaaacatttagttttttaaaaatgtcttatatttaaaatataagaattttaataatgatgtcataatttggttataatttttaattaaaaaccaaatcaaaataatattaaaattgaatCAGAACTGTATCATATTGAGaactgaatttatatatatatttttttatatttttttaaaatgcataatatatttTCAATGTAGTtatatatgtatgtgtgtgtaattatgaactaaatataacCTACTATTACATTTTATTTCTCTATCTTTTGTTAATAATTTTAGTATAAATACATTCAATTATTaccttaaaattcttaattataagtgtaacgttatgttatatatatacttaatttataattatatttatatgctatagttaaagattataaaattaataaatagttaaaaagtGTATTATTATCTTATATAATATGGTTAATTCTAAATTATACATATACTTTACAAGTAAAAGATTTTATAATTTAGAAATagctaaaatatatattatatgatatattatataatttatttcaaaactttAATGCTAGTTCAATTATGCTTTTTTATGAAAATAGTTgcacaaaattatttaaaaaatcgagaattaaattgaaatcatATCGAATAAACTGAACTAGAAGAATTGAAAGCTATACtgaaaggaaattaaaataccaaggaattaaaaaagaaccatATTAAAATTTTCGTTTCATTCCAGTTCCTAAACAGATTATAAATCAGAACTGAAACTGGAACCACATATCTCAAGTCCATATAAAAATAGAGTAAACCGTGAGGTCATTGATATAAGATATCAATTTTTTTAGTGAAAATTTTCTCAGAATCTTCATTAAACGTCGCTTTAAGAAAATGTCAAATTTAGCAATTTCTATTCATATTTTCGGATGTTATTCATTAAACATTTTATGGAGCAGTCTACAcggtttatttattaaaaaatgtttgaatttttCTTTGGTCAATGGAATGAAAAATGAGTTTTAGTGCATTCAGGAAACATCAAGTGATgcaatgtaatgtatattattcAATGCATTTGAaccttatatatattaaaaacagGATATAAAACTTGCTAATTACAAAGTAATTACTtgctaataatttttttaagaatatttAAAACTTTTTAATACATGTACACAACACTATa includes:
- the LOC110671436 gene encoding L-type lectin-domain containing receptor kinase IX.2-like gives rise to the protein MVFSNCKTFSLLLKLQTSFQVLMIAIFLSQTNLLAAGLSFNFTSFNVGDLNISYERAFPAEQAIQLTNNMMGANEKTNFGRATYCKSMQLWDEASGNLTDFQTHFSFVIDSKSKFQYGDGLTFFLAPEGSKLPPNVTEGCTLGLTFDGQQLNTTVNSFVAVEFDIFSNDFDPSGEHEMQYLSVILDLRDYLPELVTFGFSAATGSLYAMHRVYSWDFSSTLEIDENITIPTQPTEAPSPISYSNPKENADDEEGGHFLDEFMDDEFQKGTGPRRFSYRELARATNNFKDEEKLGEGGFGGVYKGYLKDTNSYVAVKRISRGSKQGVKEYAAEVKIISRLRHRNLVQLIGWCHERKDLSLVYEFMPNGSLDSHLFREKRLLTWEVRFRIAKGIASGLLYLHEEWEQCVVHRDIKSSNIMLDSNFNAKLGDFGLARMMEHGKGLQTTVLAGTMGYMAPECLRTGKASRESDVYSFGVVALEIACGRRPINSMANEEEVHMVSWVWELYGRGKLLEAADPRLCGDFDKQEMKRLMIVGLWCAHPDKSLRPSISQSIHVLNLATSLPSLPLQMPVPTYLNTLVKLSSFSLSCDPDITEGHQNQSSTNNYKTNSS